From one Solanum stenotomum isolate F172 chromosome 12, ASM1918654v1, whole genome shotgun sequence genomic stretch:
- the LOC125848027 gene encoding G-type lectin S-receptor-like serine/threonine-protein kinase At4g03230 encodes MKSTSVFLFVFLLYLSHFKCDSRDIITSRNILSNKRKTLVSAGQIFELGLFNTRSRNYVGIWYRVSPNTIVWVANRDKPIPVSDENLAIVIDVDGNLKVLDSKKNSYFSTGLVSASSSKRTAKLYDSGNLVLIDELSGKRLWQSFDNPTDTFLPGMNMDSALKLTAWRVTQNDPSTGDYTFRQSQRKFEYNILHQKTVLRWKGSAPAAYAKHYSFNELPSLVGSMLTNFSLNTKRQYTPKLNKSRTDDVSSVPNFNYTRLLLNSLGEIQLYGWSNESTGWLQIWSEPQGPCDVYETCGKFGICNSGFMSRCKCLPGFDPISPDEWTDGTYTDGCSRKSVSGCNKKTEFDTFLNMHFMKFEDSDIPDVETKSEEDCRKECLRNCKCIAYSYFEQPRAERETSSTVTSCSIWTKDLNNLQENYTGGLNLSVRVAVTDIGAITRRNCKPCGSNIIPYPLSSQPNCGDPLYYSFSCDDLTGEARFQTLNGSYPVININKENRTFVIQVRAENAGNSCDTKTQVLWLNQSLPFHRIDRCDEGKSQNLSPGGLRNEIHIMWKPPPEPTCKTSADCVDWPNSSCNIREGQGQRRCLCNQYYKWNALAINCTREHAGQRGWSGEKATSLNLKVLIISVSLAAAGTITICYVIIYHRKKVARRKAKKISLGNGIEYLSERGGSSKYLVTEDDKKRIDLPFFNLESILVATDNFSDANRLGQGGFGPVYKGKFPQGQEMAIKRLSSHSSQGAEEFKNEVMLIAKLQHRNLVRLLGYCIEENEKILLYEYMPNKSLDTRIFNHSVRPLLNWNIRFEIILGIARGLLYLHHDSRLRIIHRDLKTSNILLDEEMNAKISDFGLARIVEGRSIDAKTQKVAGTYGYLAPEYALEGLFSIKSDVFAFGVVVLEIINGNKNLDVLEDTNLLGHAWKLWMENKALDIMDQSLVDTFNEIEVVKCINIALLCVQEDPGDRPIMSNVIIMLGSDHSMPLPRPNQPAYVTRKNYTIGASTSSSSSYNYNNYYNYDSFTGSKNELTITDMQGR; translated from the exons ATGAAGTCTACTAGTGTCTTCTTGTTTGTATTCTTGCTGTATTTGAGTCATTTCAAATGTGATTCTAGGGACATCATAACTTCAAGGAACATATTATCAAACAAAAGGAAAACTCTTGTGTCAGCTGGACAGATATTCGAGCTGGGACTCTTCAACACACGATCTAGAAATTATGTTGGCATATGGTACCGGGTGAGTCCCAACACTATTGTGTGGGTTGCCAATAGGGACAAACCAATTCCCGTATCAGATGAAAATTTGGCTATTGTCATTGATGTGGATGGTAATCTCAAAGTGTTGGACTCAAAGAAGAACTCTTACTTTTCAACAGGACTCGTTAGTGCATCTTCTTCTAAGCGTACAGCAAAGCTCTATGACTCAGGAAATTtggttttaattgatgaattgtcAGGCAAGAGATTGTGGCAAAGTTTTGACAACCCCACTGACACCTTCCTTCCTGGTATGAACATGGACAGTGCATTGAAGTTGACTGCTTGGAGGGTTACCCAAAACGATCCCAGCACTGGAGATTACACGTTTCGGCAAAGTCAAAGAAAATTTGAGTACAACATACTACACCAAAAGACGGTCCTTCGCTGGAAAGGCTCTGCTCCAGCTGCTTATGCCAAACACTATAGTTTCAATGAACTTCCCTCTCTTGTGGGATCAATGTTAACCAATTTCAGTTTGAATACAAAACGACAATATACCCCGAAATTGAACAAGTCACGGACTGATGATGTTTCATCTGTGCCAAACTTTAATTACACAAGGCTACTACTGAATTCCTTAGGGGAAATACAATTATATGGCTGGAGTAACGAGAGTACAGGGTGGTTACAAATATGGTCAGAACCACAAGGTCCATGCGATGTGTATGAAACTTGTGGGAAATTTGGAATTTGCAACAGTGGGTTTATGTCTCGGTGCAAGTGTTTGCCAGGATTTGACCCTATTTCTCCAGATGAATGGACGGATGGGACTTATACTGATGGTTGTTCAAGAAAGTCAGTTAGTGGTTGCAACAAGAAGACAGAATTTGACACATTCTTAAATATGCACTTTATGAAATTTGAGGATTCAGACATACCAGATGTGGAGACTAAAAGTGAAGAAGATTGCAGAAAAGAGTGTCTAAGAAACTGTAAGTGCATAGcatattcatattttgaacaACCTAGAGCAGAGAGAGAAACTTCTAGCACTGTAACTAGTTGCTCGATCTGGACGAAAGATCTCAACAATCTTCAGGAGAACTATACTGGTGGCCTCAACCTCTCTGTCCGCGTAGCAGTTACTGATATTG GAGCAATAACAAGGAGAAATTGTAAGCCTTGCGGCTCAAACATTATACCTTATCCATTGAGCAGTCAACCAAATTGTGGGGATCCTTTGTATTATagtttctcttgtgatgatttAACTGGAGAAGCACGTTTCCAGACACTGAATGGCTCGTATCCTGTCATTAACATAAATAAGGAAAACAGAACATTTGTAATACAAGTGCGTGCAGAAAATGCTGGTAATTCATGTGATACCAAAACTCAAGTTTTATGGCTCAATCAGTCATTACCCTTTCATCGTATAGATCGGTGTGATGAAGGAAAATCACAAAACCTCAGTCCTGGTGGATTAAGAAATGAAATACACATCATGTGGAAACCACCACCAGAACCTACATGCAAAACTTCTGCAGATTGTGTGGATTGGCCAAATTCAAGTTGCAATATCAGGGAGGGACAAGGTCAGAGAAGGTGTCTATGCAATCAATACTACAAATGGAATGCTTTAGCAATAAATTGTACCAGAG AGCATGCAGGACAAAGAGGATGGAGTGGAGAGAAGGCAACATCCTTGAATCTCAAAGTCCTGATTATTTCTGTCAGTCTAGCTGCTGCTGGAACTATAACCATTTGCTATGTGATTATCTACCATAGAAAAAAGGTGGCAAGAAGGAAAG CCAAGAAAATAAGTTTGGGGAATGGGATAGAGTACTTGTCCGAGCGTGGAGGTTCATCTAAATATTTGGTAACCGAAGATGATAAGAAACGGATCGATCTCCCATTTTTCAACTTGGAAAGCATACTAGTCGCTACGGACAACTTCTCAGATGCAAACAGGCTTGGTCAAGGTGGATTTGGCCCTGTTTACAAG GGTAAGTTCCCTCAAGGACAAGAAATGGCAATTAAGAGGTTGTCAAGTCATTCTAGTCAAGGTGCAGAAGAATTTAAAAACGAAGTAATGTTAATTGCCAAACTCCAACACAGAAATCTAGTCAGACTTTTGGGCTACTGCATCGAGGAGAACGAAAAGATCttattatatgaatatatgcCCAACAAAAGCTTAGACACCCGTATATTTA ATCATAGTGTACGCCCATTGTTGAATTGGAATATCCGCTTCGAAATCATATTGGGCATTGCTCGTGGACTTCTTTATCTGCACCATGACTCTAGGTTACGTATCATTCATAGAGATCTAAAAACGAGCAATATTCTATTAGACGAAGAGATGAATGCCAAAATATCAGATTTCGGCTTGGCCAGGATTGTTGAAGGCAGAAGTATTGATGCTAAGACGCAAAAAGTTGCCGGAACtta CGGCTATCTTGCACCAGAATATGCATTGGAAGGACTTTTTTCAATCAAGTCTGATGTTTTTGCTTTTGGAGTGGTTGTACTGGAAATCATTAATGGAAACAAAAACTTGGATGTTCTTGAAGACACAAACCTCTTGGGTCAT GCTTGGAAACTATGGATGGAAAATAAGGCATTGGACATAATGGACCAAAGTCTAGTGGATACATTCAATGAAATTGAAGTAGTAAAGTGCATAAACATAGCACTTTTATGTGTCCAAGAAGATCCAGGTGATAGGCCAATTATGTCAAATGTGATAATTATGCTTGGAAGTGATCATAGCATGCCTCTTCCAAGACCCAATCAACCAGCTTATGTCACAAGGAAAAATTACACAATAGGAGCAAGCACATCATCCTCCTCttcttataattataataattactaTAATTATGATTCATTCACTGGCTCCAAAAATGAGTTGACCATCACTGATATGCAAGGCCGataa
- the LOC125849296 gene encoding uncharacterized protein LOC125849296 — translation MGCCVSSGNSKLLPPTLSNSSSQQSEEETVKEVLSEIPTFPKSKLYTNENSPKKSSPISKFSNSMEEMYHKNHIMKKPITPNFNHPDDVSEEVSEICSSTLSEAATVAEKRYAADDDANEVRQRSPAKYRNGSFQRSVGNSPARRSDPSPGRVRSGSGRESRVQRKDNGECSGRRSRSPAMRTENGGYGSGLGRSPSVRKTGKSPGRVRSELGDRIRKMDERDGNGENNWAPTNGNESLENPLVSLECFIFL, via the coding sequence ATGGGTTGTTGTGTTAGCAGTGGTAACAGCAAACTACTACCTCCAACTCTATCAAATTCTTCTTCACAACAGAGTGAGGAAGAAACAGTGAAAGAAGTGCTCTCTGAAATTCCCACTTTTCCAAAATCAAAACTCTACACTAATGAAAATAGTCCCAAAAAATCCTCACCCATCTCGAAATTTTCCAATTCGATGGAAGAAATGTACCATAAAAATCACATTATGAAGAAACCCATTACCCCTAATTTCAACCACCCTGATGATGTTTCCGAAGAAGTATCCGAGATCTGCAGCAGCACTCTCAGTGAGGCGGCAACAGTAGCAGAGAAGCGATATGCAGCTGATGATGACGCTAACGAAGTCCGGCAGCGGTCACCGGCCAAGTACCGGAACGGTTCCTTTCAGAGAAGTGTTGGAAACTCGCCGGCGAGAAGATCCGATCCGTCTCCGGGTCGAGTGAGATCCGGATCCGGAAGGGAATCTCGGGTACAGAGGAAGGATAATGGGGAATGCTCCGGTAGGAGATCGAGGTCACCGGCGATGAGGACGGAGAATGGAGGATACGGGTCGGGTTTAGGGAGGAGTCCGTCGGTGAGGAAAACGGGTAAGTCGCCGGGAAGGGTGAGATCCGAATTGGGTGATCGGATCCGGAAAATGGATGAGAGAGATGGAAATGGAGAAAATAATTGGGCACCGACAAATGGAAATGAATCACTTGAAAATCCACTTGTGTCATTGGaatgtttcatttttctttaa